In the genome of Petrotoga mexicana DSM 14811, one region contains:
- a CDS encoding basic amino acid ABC transporter substrate-binding protein codes for MVKKAFLISMILISFVFSAFSVTYVVGTEASFPPFEYVEGGEFVGFDIDLIKEIGKMYGFDVEIRDISFDSLIPSLMTGNIDIIAAGMTITEEREKVVDFTIPYYSADQSIMVRKGEGTNLSILFTEPKIGVQTGTTGDLWVTENLIDTGYLPKANLTRYDTFNFAVRDLVNKNIDAIVLDNPVAERFTKTDPVEIVGIIKTNENYGMAVAPGNEDLLNMLNEGITKLQESGKMDELIGKYFK; via the coding sequence ATGGTGAAAAAGGCTTTTTTGATTTCTATGATTTTGATTTCTTTTGTGTTTTCAGCTTTTTCAGTTACTTATGTTGTCGGTACAGAAGCATCTTTCCCACCTTTTGAGTACGTAGAAGGTGGTGAATTTGTTGGTTTTGATATTGATTTAATAAAGGAAATTGGAAAAATGTACGGATTCGATGTTGAAATAAGAGACATTAGCTTTGACTCTCTCATACCTTCTTTAATGACTGGAAATATTGACATTATTGCTGCTGGAATGACGATAACAGAAGAAAGAGAGAAAGTAGTGGACTTTACAATCCCATATTATAGCGCCGATCAGAGTATTATGGTAAGAAAAGGAGAAGGCACAAATCTAAGTATCCTTTTTACGGAACCAAAAATCGGAGTTCAGACAGGTACTACCGGGGATCTTTGGGTGACTGAAAATCTTATTGACACGGGTTACTTGCCAAAAGCTAACCTTACAAGATACGATACATTCAACTTTGCTGTTCGTGACTTAGTTAACAAAAATATCGATGCGATAGTACTAGATAATCCTGTAGCTGAAAGATTCACCAAGACAGATCCGGTAGAAATTGTAGGAATCATTAAGACTAATGAAAATTATGGTATGGCCGTTGCACCAGGCAATGAAGATTTATTGAATATGTTAAACGAAGGTATAACAAAGTTACAAGAATCAGGAAAGATGGATGAACTTATCGGAAAATATTTTAAGTGA